The Betta splendens chromosome 4, fBetSpl5.4, whole genome shotgun sequence genome contains a region encoding:
- the LOC114853280 gene encoding ras-related protein Rab-8A, whose product MAKTYDYLFKLLLIGDSGVGKTCVLFRFSEDAFNSTFISTIGIDFKIRTIELDGKKIKLQIWDTAGQERFRTITTAYYRGAMGIMLVYDITNEKSFDNIKNWIRNIEEHASADVERMVLGNKCDVNDKRQVSKERGEKLALEYGIKFMETSAKANINVDNAFLTLARDIKAKMDKKLEGNNPQGSSQGVKITEQPKKSSFFRCTLL is encoded by the exons ATGGCGAAGACTTACGATTACTTGTTTAAACTACTTTTAATTGGCGACTCGGGCGTCGGGAAGACATGCGTGCTATTCAGATTTTCAGAAGATGCCTTCAACTCAACGTTTATCTCTACTATAG GTATTGACTTCAAGATCCGAACAATAGAATTAGATGGAAAGAAGATCAAGCTACAGATTTG GGATacagcaggacaggaaaggTTCAGGACCATCACAACAGCCTACTACAGAGGGGCTATG GGCATCATGTTAGTATATGACATTACCAACGAGAAGTCCTTTGATAACATCAAGAACTGGATACGAAATATAGAAGAg CATGCCTCAGCAGATGTGGAAAGGATGGTTCTTGGGAACAAGTGTGATGTCAATGACAAGCGACAGGTGTccaaagaaagaggagaaaag CTGGCGCTTGAGTATGGTATCAAGTTCATGGAGACCAGTGCAAAGGCAAACATCAATGTGGATAAT gcCTTCCTAACACTTGCTAGAGACATCAAAGCAAAAATGGACAAGAAACTG gaggGCAACAACCCCCAGGGCAGCAGTCAAGGAGTGAAGATCACAGAACAGCCCAAGAAGAGCAGTTTCTTTCGCTGCACGCTTCTGTGA
- the LOC114853281 gene encoding 40S ribosomal protein S27-like, translated as MSLAKDLMHPSLEEERRRHKKKRLVQSPNSYFMDVKCMGCYKITTIFSHVQTVVPCASCSLILCRPRGGKGKLTAGCSFRRKYS; from the exons ATGTct TTGGCCAAAGATCTCATGCACCCCAGCcttgaagaggagaggagaaggcacAAGAAGAAGAGGCTGGTGCAGAGCCCCAACTCCTACTTCATGGATGTGAAGTGCATGG GCTGCTATAAGATCACCACCATCTTCAGCCATGTCCAGACTGTGGTTCCTTGTGCCAGCTGCTCTCTAATCCTCTGCCGGCCACGAGGGGGCAAAGGCAAACTGACTGCAG gctgctccttcagacgGAAATATTCCTGA
- the hsh2d gene encoding hematopoietic SH2 domain-containing protein homolog → MMEAHQPAGGQHDAFTWFAQSQAQCVIGNGVVPEWFHGVIPRKVSEELLLPKPPGYFLIRVSQSRVGYTLSYRAADSCRHFMIDVLGDGQYVIIGENRSHRCLQDLVDFHRRQPIKPYTEVLTVPCGQSSSDKNDYAELLFPKRAGQEHLPPALPHRPNTLSTSAPLPPGSQTHRLYPNLDVDFKDVTSHSPAKPVPKARKEHTVEDAQTHTPPEVPARNLGPLTQNQAFIRTASGPTANDAAPGASLLPTKTQDVKHSVISNLKNLKKKFQKNRSASQENTYTEISVEATSNVYQEIPRRHEDGDEEDEAHSYINTDVTVTDRALPPEYQPPPPFAPGY, encoded by the exons ATGATGGAGGCTCATCAGCCGGCCGGCGGACAGCACGATGCTTTTACATGGTTCGCACAGTCGCAGGCGCAGTGTGTGATCGGGAACGGCGTTGTCCCAGAGTGGTTTCACGGGGTCATTCCCAGGAA GGTTTCAGAAGAACTGCTGCTGCCCAAGCCTCCTGGATACTTCCTGATCCGAGTGAGCCAGAGCCGGGTCGGCTACACGCTCTCATACCG CGCTGCAGACAGCTGCAGGCATTTCATGATCGACGTACTGGGGGACGGCCAGTACGTCATCATTGGGGAGAACAGGAGCCACCGGTGTCTGCAGGACCTCGTGGACTTTCACCGCAGGCAACCCATCAAGCCGTACACTGAGGTGCTGACGGTTCCGTGTGGACAG TCTTCGAGTGACAAGAACGACTACGCAGAGCTCCTGTTTCCCAAAAGAGCCGGTCAGGAGCACCTCCCGCCTGCGCTCCCTCATCGGCCAAACACGCTGTcgacctctgctcctctgcctccgggCTCCCAAACGCACAGACTTTATCCAAATCTGGATGTTGATTTTAAGGATGTCACCTCCCACAGTCCTGCTAAG CCTGTGCCAAAGGCCAGGAAGGAACACACAGTCGAGGATGCTCAAACCCACACGCCGCCTGAAGTCCCTGCTCGCAACCTTGGACCTCTGACTCAGAACCAGGCttttatcagaacagcctctggACCCACGGCTAACGATGCGGCACCCGGTGCCAGCCTCCTTCCCACAAAGACCCAGGACGTAAAGCACTCGGTCATCAGCAACCTGAAGAACCTCAAGAAGAAATTCCAAAAGAACCGAAGCGCGTCACAGGAGAATACTTACACCGAGATCAGCGTGGAGGCGACCAGCAACGTGTACCAGGAGATCCCAAGGCGGCACGAGGAcggtgatgaggaggatgaggcacATTCCTACATTAACACTGATGTGACAGTGACTGACAGAGCTTTGCCTCCAGAGTaccagcctccacctccttttGCCCCAGGCTACTGA
- the tax1bp3 gene encoding tax1-binding protein 3, which produces MSFIPGQPVTAVVERVEIKKLFQGGNLILGFSIGGGIDQDPGQNPYSEDKSDKGIYVTRISPGGPADEAGLKMGDKIMQVNGWDMTMVTHDQARKKLTKKNESVVRLLVTRRSLEDAVKQSKGGYAQQ; this is translated from the exons ATGTCTTTCATCCCAGGTCAGCCGGTGACCGCTGTGGTG GAAAGAGTTGAGATCAAGAAGTTGTTCCAGGGAGGTAATCTGATCCTGGGCTTCAGCATTGGAGGAGGGATCGACCAGGACCCGGGGCAGAACCCTTACTCTGAGGACAAGTCAGATAAA GGCATCTACGTGACCAGAATCTCGCCAGGAGGACCAGCAGACGAGGCAGGCTTGAAGATGGGAGACAAAATAATGCAG GTGAACGGCTGGGACATGACCATGGTGACCCACGACCAGGCCCGGAAAAAGCTCACCAAGAAGAACGAGAGCGTGGTGCGGCTACTGGTGACCAGGAGGTCCCTGGAAGACGCTGTGAAACAGTCCAAGGGCGGTTACGCCCAGCAGTAG